ACGAACTAGAACTAGAGTGCGGATTATTTATCTAGAGTAATTCTATCATTATATGATATGATGGTAATAATGATTAGACAAGCACAGAAAGTACGAATTTATCCGACTGACGAGCAAAAGCAGCAACTAGCAGGTGCTATGGGTTGTTCTCGCTGGTGGTGGAATTTTGCTCTCAATAA
Above is a window of Coleofasciculaceae cyanobacterium DNA encoding:
- a CDS encoding helix-turn-helix domain-containing protein → MIRQAQKVRIYPTDEQKQQLAGAMGCSRWWWNFALN